The DNA region taagttaaGATTTTTGTTGCTAACCATTTCTAAGGGTTTTGGGCGACCAAAGTTGTGTttgtttgaaacaaaaattatcCGGATACCCAAACCCATCCTATCTATCAACGTCTAGTTTAATCCTGAACTACACAAAGTTCTCCAAACGTTCTATTTTGAATGATATCACAAATGATACAACCAATTTTCCTTTCATCATTGCATAATTCAAACCTGACGTCTTCGTCTCTGCCACCTCTAACTTGCTTACACAAGAGTCTCACCAACGAGAGATGCTGAAGCCGCGCTACCAAGTGGAGGCACGAGAAAAGCGTGCGATTAAAAATAGTTCTATTCTGTCCGTCCCAAAAAAACCAACGGAAAAACGAAAACAGCGCGCTCAACACAGTGTGTCAAACGCCTGCCAAACCGTTTCGCTTTCGACTCACTGTCAGCAGGTCGATGCCGACCTGACCTCGTCGTCGGCAGGATCACCCAATCGAACCCAAGGTTTGAAACAATCGATCAAGTTCACGATCACGCGCACGCCCTAAAAATAAGTGCGCGGAATTCCGATCAAGGGTGGCGGTGGTGGGAAACCTTCACGACACACTCTCTTTCTTTCTGATAAGGACAGCTGACAGCTCGACGGGATGACATTGACCACCATGTGTTACGTGTGCTCGCGATCGTAGCAAGCGCAGGGCCGCTACCTTGAATCGAATTTGATCTGttgaaaaaatccagaaaattcttccattttgcCTCTCCTGCCGGCCGCCTCGTTCCCTACTTCCGGTCCTTCCCAAGGGGGTTTTCCATTTTCTCCCGTTTTCCCGAGTATTATATAACCAAGTCGGAGCAGAAAATCGTATCGCTTGCAAATTGTCCCAACAATCACGGTGGACAGATAATACAACCTTTCCACCTTAATTATCAAACTCGCCCCCAACTAAACAATCAACTTGAAATTAACCCAAGATTTTCCGCCTCAAAACGGCCTTTACCTTTGCTCCTTTTTCTTTCCAcgggacacacacacacgctcacACGCACTGTTGAATTTTCCTCACTCGACCCGACCACCGGCAACGAGATGTTTCTGGCTAGAAGCTTACTGCGCGAGTGAACGCAACGAGGAGTGCAATTTTCCCACCCAACGAGAGATCCAAAGTAGCTGGTGAGAGAGCAAACCACCGAGAGCAGAGGGACTTCTGGGCGCACTTTTCGTAACGGCGAGAAGTGGTTTTGTAAAGAGTGGGTGGTTTGCAGTCAAACCAACTCGTTACTACGTACGTGGAAAAATTTTACACCCACGCGAAAAGCGCCGATCGATTTTCTTTTCTCTCGCGAGCGAAGCTTGACAGATGGATGCACTAAACGAAAGGACTGGGCTACTACGACGATTTTCCACCACATGGGATGCGCACACGGCGGGATTAGGGTGGTTCTCATTTCACTGTACAGAACAACGCACACGATCGCTTTTTCGTTTTACATCGTTATAAACATACAATTCCCGtactttattttcacttttgatCTTACTTGATGGTCACACGCGGTCTTGTCCGCACACGTTAATTTTACATTACACACTGACCAGCGCGCACCATGCCGCGGGCCGGCTCGTTggaattttggtaaaacttatTCGCTAATCACGGAATTTGCGTAACACTCCAGGACCCGCACTTTACTCGACGCCCAGCTTCTTCTTGAGCGACTCGGGCATCTCTGGTGGGGGTGGGCGCGGGATGGACAGAGCAACCTTCACACCGTCGTAGATGAACCATTGCAGCGCGGTCAACGTACCGATCATAATGATACGCGGGGTCAAGCCGTTCCACATTCCCATGAAGCCGAGCTTCTTGGCCACATCGATCGCGCTCGATCCCTTGGCCTGGTTCAGCTTGGACACGACCACATCGGCCGGGTGCGAAACCACGGCGCAGAACACTCCGGCAATGTAACCGGCGGCGAACGTCACCACCAGCTGTTCGCCCTTGGTGCAGTCGGAACGTGGCTTCGGTACGACGTGCCtgcaaacaaaaaagcaaaatcacTAATTACCATCCCAACTCCAAACTCACCCCCAAAACCCCACTCAAACTTACTTGTACAGCAGCTCGACGGTCTTCTCGAAGCAAGCGAACTTCATCATGGTGTACGGAATCTGGCGGCACCACAGCGGCACCAGACCCTTGTAGAACGCCGTAATGCCCTCCTCGCCCATCATCTTGGGGAAGGCCTCGCGCATCGTGCCGGCGAATCCGGGCATGGTCTGGATCTTGACCTTGGCGGCCTCCAGCGGGGACAGCGCAATGTCGGCGAAGAACTCGGCCGAGGCGGACGCGGCCAGGTACACCCAGGTGCGGTACAGGTACGCGTTCTCCTCGCCCAGCATGTTGGCGTACTGGATTTTGAACACCTCATACAGACCGAACTTGAAGGCACCCTGGAAGCATCGAAAAGGTACGTGTTAACATTTTATGTCAGTATCATCTGCAAAGTATGTCTATGGTATTTTGAACtgaacacccttaccaaaaatcatgattttttgagttccaaatcccacttttcatacgaatttttcagttccacccatataaccatttttttggttgtagtacctgaactcaaaaaatcgtatgaaaagtgggatttggaactcaaaaaatcatgatttttggtaagggtgaagTGAGAGTTACTTTAGATGCAAGTCTACATGTTATTATATATTTGGCCTtcttgaaatattagtcttgatttaaaattgtcaaaaaaattgttcgaaaagatCAGTTTTTTCATTGTCAAGCTAATggtcatacttttttttaaagaaaaaggttaaaaattcggtaagtctgatatttgacagaggtgggcaaaaaaagagcgaaccgctcaaagagccggttcactgaaaagagcgaacgaaccgtggctcacaaaaaaagaaccgcggttcttttttaagctccggtcttttgaaagaaccgtttcaatatggcgtgatttttgttataaatataatttattgaatttccaaaaaaaaaaatgtagtattaaatttgtttttgataattgaaaatgcaatgtcaaaaatttcaatgcttattaaaatttataccaaaagtaaatgattttctaaacaaaatggaataaacttttcattgtaAAACTGAGTGTACATTAAAGTaataccggaatacaaatttgagcatttcaaatagcataatttgtcaaatattaccaaaaatctactgaatatttgagagattttggaaaaaaaataatcattttgtgCGATTAGCGTTTATAGAATTTATctattaagggaccatccataaaccacgtggacacttttttgggaatctcgtacccccccccccttcgtggacaattgtccatacaaaaaaaatcttttttgtatggagcgtggacaatcgccataccccctaaactgtccacgtggtttatggatggtccctaaatcagaatgtagggaagagttcacagaatattttctgcaaataaaatatcagcattagttcaattcttgcagaaataaatgcaatttcaaaatgaatAGCAATTTTTTCAGCATccttggatgccattcaattactcgaatgttcagttttgagtagaaatcttgacatagagaccaccaagaccaatggttttcaagggcatcatctcgttttcagttttatttttttatcaaatatggccgttacaaatatttttcaaagtttatgttacccgtccccttcaaaatcggaccgcaaaatcagggggcaaaacaataatttttttcaaaaaactatcaaatttcaatggaaatagaaatcgtatcaactgaaaacaagagTTTACTTTTtggcttaaaaaaaagttcatcatacttctatattttgaaaactaatgaatgcAACTTGggacgtgtattattttttttgcgatttggtCAGAACtcagtgacataaacttcaaaaaatatttggtacggCCTA from Culex quinquefasciatus strain JHB chromosome 3, VPISU_Cqui_1.0_pri_paternal, whole genome shotgun sequence includes:
- the LOC6046235 gene encoding phosphate carrier protein, mitochondrial, with product MFSALLDAARNSPFKAPFTKVQCEPTTTEAGSTSLVPSRTIAAAASKEVEFGSNEFFGLCAVGGILSCGITHTAVVPLDLVKCRLQVDQAKYKNLFHGFKVTIAEEGARGLAKGWAPTFFGYSAQGAFKFGLYEVFKIQYANMLGEENAYLYRTWVYLAASASAEFFADIALSPLEAAKVKIQTMPGFAGTMREAFPKMMGEEGITAFYKGLVPLWCRQIPYTMMKFACFEKTVELLYKHVVPKPRSDCTKGEQLVVTFAAGYIAGVFCAVVSHPADVVVSKLNQAKGSSAIDVAKKLGFMGMWNGLTPRIIMIGTLTALQWFIYDGVKVALSIPRPPPPEMPESLKKKLGVE